The Leifsonia poae region CCGCGGGACCCCATCCCGGCCCCCGCGCCGCCGACCTGGCCACCGGCCTGCCGCGACATCGAGTCACCCCAGCCGCGCAGGCGCGGCAACAGGTATTCGAGCTGCGCGAGCTCCACCTGCGCCTTGCCTTCCCGGCTCTTGGCGTGCTGGCTGAAGATGTCGAGGATGACCGCGGTGCGGTCGATGACTTTCACCCGCACCACGTCTTCGAGGGCACGCCGCTGGCTCGGAGCCAGCTCAGTGTCGGCGATCACAGTGTCGGCCCCGAGTGCGGCGACGACACCCGCGAGCTCCTGCGCCTTGCCTTTGCCGAGGTAGGTGCTGGCATCCGGATGCGGTCGGCGCTGCAAGAGCCCGTCCAGCACGACGGCGCCCGCGGTCTCCGCCAGGGCGGCGAGCTCGCGCATGGAGTTCTCGGCGTCCTGCAGGGTGCCCTGCGAGTAGATGCCGATCAGCACCACGTTCTCGAGCCGCAGCTGCCGGTACTCGACCTCGGTGACGTCTTCCAGTTCGGTGGACAGCCCGGCGACGCGGCGGAGCGCGGCGCGCTCCTCGCGGTCGAATTGTTCGCCGTCGTGGCCGGTGTCCTCGGTTCCGGTCGATTGCAGCGCCTGAGCGCCCCGACCGAAGAGGGACATGCCGGCGTGGGTGTCTGCATTGGCGAGGACCCGGGCGACGACATCGGTGTCATCGGTCGGCGTCGGCGCTTCGCTGAAGTTTTCGTTCATTCGTGTGTCCTGCATCTGGCCAATATCGTATCCGAGTTGGCCCTCGTTCGTTCGTGTCCTGTACGGTCCTGTTATGGCCAGCGGAGATCACTACTTTTCCTCGGCGCCCGAGAGCGAACTGAAGCTCCGGCCGATTACCGTCCGCCTAGCCGGACAGACCTACGATCTGACGACGGCGAACGGCATCTTCAGCCCCGAGCGCATCGATACGGGTACGCGAGTGCTCCTCGACCATGTCCCCGCTGCACCGCCCGGCGGCCATCTTCTCGACCTCGGCTGCGGCTGGGGGCCTCTGGCTCTCACACTTGCTCTCGAATCCCCTCACGCGACCGTTTGGGCCGTCGATGTCAACACCCGAGCGCTGGATGTGGTGCGCAGAAACGCGCAGAAGCTCGGTCTCACTAATGTAAACACATCCGTGCCCGATGATGTTCCCGATGATGTGTCTTTTACGACGATCTGGTCGAACCCGCCGATCCGCGTCGGCAAGAACGAGCTGCACAATCTGCTCGAGAAGTGGTTGCCGCGACTGGAGCCGGGCTCCGACGCGTGGCTGGTCGTGCAGCGGAACCTCGGCTCCGACTCGCTCCATCGCTGGATCCAGGCCACATTCCCCGAGCTGAGCACCTCGCGCGCCGCCACATCGAAGGGCTATCGCGTTCTGCGCTCCCGACGCCACGGGGACTGAGCCCGGCACGAAACCGCAACGTGCCTGTTCGTCGGTCCGGTTCGTCGGTCCGGTTCGTCGGATCAGCTGCTCGGGCCTGTGCCTCGGGCCTGTGCCTCAGCTCAGAGCCTCGACTCAGAGCCACGGGTCAGAGCCACGGATCAGAGCCGAGGGCTAAGCCAGTTCGAGGGTTCCGGTGTAGACCAGTTCCGCCGGCCCCGACAGGGCGACATGTTCGCCGTCTTCGGTGGGGAACATGCGCACGCCCAGCGTTCCGCCGGGAACGTCGACCCGCCACTGGTTGGGAGCGCCGGCGCCCGCCCAGTACCGCACGGCGAGGGCCGCCGCGGCCGTGCCGGTTCCGCAGGAGAGCGTCTCGCCGCTTCCCCGTTCGTGCACGCGCATCCGGATTCGGCCGACGCCGTCTTTCACGAGCGGCTCGTGCGGCACGACGAACTCCACGTTCGCCCCGTCGGCGGGCGCCGGCTCGAGGTGCGGGATGTAGGTGAGGTCGGCCGCCTCCAGCTCGGCCTCGTCGGCCACCGCGACCACGACATGCGGGTTCCCCACGTCGATGCCGAGGCCCGGGCGCGCGACCGGGAGTTCTTTGGCGCGCACCAACGGCTCTCCGCCGTCGAGCGTCCACCGGCCGAGATCCACCTGGAAGCCGGTCAGATTCCGCTGCACGTCTCGAACACCGCTGCGGGTGCCGATGGCGAGAGTGTCACCGTCGGCGAGCTCGACGAGCCCCGACTCGATCAGGAACCGCACATAGACCCGGATGCCGTTCCCGCACATCTCAGCCACCGAACCGTCGGCATTGGAGTAGTCCATGAACCACTCGGCGGCGTCGTCTTCGGCCAGGGCTTCGACACCCTCCGGCAGGTGTTTCGATCGCACCGCGCGGATGATGCCGTCTGCCCCGATGCCGAAGTGCCGGTCGCAGATCTCGGCGATCTGGCTCGGCGTCAGGTCGATGAGACCGTCCGGGTCGGCGAACAGCACGAAGTCGTTGCCGGTGCCGTGTCCTTTGGTGAAGTGGAGCGTTGTCGCCATGCTCACAGCCTATCGAGCGCGGCGACGGTCAGGTTCGGGTCGTCGTACGCGAGCCAGTGGATGCCGGGGTACCGCTTGAACCAGCTCACCTGCCGTCTCGCATAGCGTCGGGTGAGCTGCTGCGTCTTGGCGATCGCCTCTGCCCGGTCGACCTCGCCGCGGA contains the following coding sequences:
- the dapF gene encoding diaminopimelate epimerase; the encoded protein is MATTLHFTKGHGTGNDFVLFADPDGLIDLTPSQIAEICDRHFGIGADGIIRAVRSKHLPEGVEALAEDDAAEWFMDYSNADGSVAEMCGNGIRVYVRFLIESGLVELADGDTLAIGTRSGVRDVQRNLTGFQVDLGRWTLDGGEPLVRAKELPVARPGLGIDVGNPHVVVAVADEAELEAADLTYIPHLEPAPADGANVEFVVPHEPLVKDGVGRIRMRVHERGSGETLSCGTGTAAAALAVRYWAGAGAPNQWRVDVPGGTLGVRMFPTEDGEHVALSGPAELVYTGTLELA
- a CDS encoding class I SAM-dependent methyltransferase, which produces MASGDHYFSSAPESELKLRPITVRLAGQTYDLTTANGIFSPERIDTGTRVLLDHVPAAPPGGHLLDLGCGWGPLALTLALESPHATVWAVDVNTRALDVVRRNAQKLGLTNVNTSVPDDVPDDVSFTTIWSNPPIRVGKNELHNLLEKWLPRLEPGSDAWLVVQRNLGSDSLHRWIQATFPELSTSRAATSKGYRVLRSRRHGD